The window ATACGTTTAAGAGGTCAACCAAATTGGCCGAAAGCTATCTTCGGTCGGACTTTCGCTGTATTCCCGCTGTGGGTGTGGATGTGCTTCGGTGGTCTGATCGGATTGATCACGGGGATCGGGCTATTCACATTCACCTACGCACAAGGCCTTTCCTACTTAAGCAATGACCCAAAGTCTTGCCTTAACTGCCATGTAATGCGGGATGTCTACGAGGGCTGGAACCATTCAAGCCACAAATCTGTTGCAACTTGCAACGACTGCCACATCCCTCACAACTTCCCTGCTAAATACATTGCAAAGGGAATAAATGGCTGGCA of the bacterium genome contains:
- the nrfH gene encoding cytochrome c nitrite reductase small subunit; its protein translation is MRIRLRGQPNWPKAIFGRTFAVFPLWVWMCFGGLIGLITGIGLFTFTYAQGLSYLSNDPKSCLNCHVMRDVYEGWNHSSHKSVATCNDCHIPHNFPAKYIAKGINGWHHSYAFTTGKFHEPIRIKKYNRDILLQNCLHCHGSLTDPIIHKNSDQTPDCLHCHSRVGHDW